A genomic segment from Lignipirellula cremea encodes:
- a CDS encoding hybrid sensor histidine kinase/response regulator, producing MDVDPIIEIFREEARDHLAALEKLFLDLETSPQLEARRALIDDLFRHAHSMKSDAKVVGVPTLKEAAQSLEDMLDDLRENPQRIDQDAIDQGLSQFDAMRAAFETWQVGFAQPDEEEPADDPPDRFAAETGDVRSTPPPVVPAPSAGPPGPGRVEPSGQSSAAAFPVGPAAASSASDQEKSPQEEVSPEAALAATDEERFTVRVPSQRLDRMLNLAGEVRVCQRNGDVLSERMLHLREHLQNGQRELELSFTPEQKKFIEGALDQTLRIETELRTWRTREELLIDSLEDEVRQARLLPLSMLTEALRRAVRDLAQSLGKSIRYEAVSGEILLDKAVLEALRSPLLHLLRNAADHGIESPAQRVQAGKPESGVISISAVQSGPLVRITIADDGCGVNFPRVRERLSRSGEFSREDLERMPQSELIAQLFRPGFSTAAAGEISGRGVGLDAAADTLRRLHGNIELRSTSPQGSAFALTVPITVSSVRIMTVLAGGRRFGIPTSNIRRTGRARREELQELDGSQVLTIDGASRRFVHLATLLGAEVSPQSRHASAWSYLLAADHEGEIVVAVDDLIDESEVLLKPLGFPLNDLDGVLGAAVRSDGSVELVLDLLSPAWRHLARRSPVAAPQPSTSGRLLVVDDSPTTRAVLRKVFTAAGYTVATACDGGEALELLASRTIDLVVSDVEMPRLNGFDLTRQIKARYGLPVILVTGREKEEHRRAGLDAGADAYVVKSTFEDQGLLELVEQFV from the coding sequence ATGGATGTTGACCCGATTATCGAGATTTTTCGCGAAGAGGCCCGCGACCATTTGGCGGCGCTCGAAAAGCTGTTTCTTGATCTGGAAACATCCCCCCAGCTGGAAGCCCGTCGGGCGCTGATCGACGACCTGTTTCGTCACGCCCATAGCATGAAGTCCGACGCCAAAGTTGTCGGCGTGCCGACCCTCAAAGAAGCGGCCCAGTCGCTTGAGGACATGCTGGACGACCTGCGCGAAAATCCCCAGCGCATTGACCAGGACGCCATCGATCAGGGCTTGTCGCAATTCGACGCCATGCGGGCCGCTTTCGAGACATGGCAGGTCGGTTTCGCACAACCGGACGAAGAAGAACCCGCGGACGATCCACCCGACCGGTTCGCGGCAGAAACAGGCGATGTCCGCTCCACGCCCCCGCCCGTCGTCCCCGCTCCCTCCGCCGGGCCGCCTGGTCCTGGCAGGGTCGAGCCGTCGGGGCAATCTTCGGCTGCCGCTTTTCCGGTCGGGCCGGCGGCCGCGTCGTCAGCCTCGGACCAGGAAAAGTCCCCGCAGGAGGAGGTTTCGCCCGAGGCCGCTCTGGCGGCGACCGATGAGGAGCGTTTCACGGTTCGGGTGCCTTCGCAGCGGCTGGACCGGATGCTCAATCTGGCGGGCGAAGTGCGCGTCTGCCAGCGCAATGGCGACGTCCTTTCCGAGCGGATGCTGCACCTGCGCGAGCACCTGCAGAACGGCCAGCGCGAGCTGGAACTGAGCTTCACGCCCGAGCAAAAGAAATTCATCGAAGGGGCGCTCGACCAGACGCTGCGGATTGAGACAGAACTGCGGACCTGGCGAACGCGGGAAGAGCTGTTGATCGATTCGCTCGAAGACGAAGTCCGCCAGGCGCGGCTGCTGCCGCTGTCGATGCTAACGGAAGCGCTGCGCAGGGCCGTTCGCGATCTGGCGCAGTCGCTGGGCAAGTCGATCCGTTACGAAGCAGTCAGCGGCGAGATCCTGCTCGACAAGGCCGTGCTGGAAGCTCTCCGCTCGCCTCTTTTGCATCTGCTCCGTAATGCGGCCGATCATGGGATCGAGTCGCCTGCGCAGCGGGTTCAGGCCGGCAAGCCGGAATCGGGGGTCATTTCCATTTCGGCCGTGCAAAGTGGGCCGCTGGTGCGGATCACGATCGCGGATGACGGCTGTGGCGTTAACTTTCCACGGGTCCGCGAACGGCTGTCCCGGTCCGGGGAGTTCAGTCGGGAGGATCTTGAACGCATGCCGCAATCGGAGTTGATTGCCCAGTTGTTCCGTCCGGGTTTTTCGACAGCGGCGGCGGGAGAAATTTCCGGCCGGGGGGTGGGGCTCGATGCGGCGGCCGATACGTTACGGCGGCTGCACGGAAACATTGAACTGCGTTCGACCTCGCCGCAGGGATCGGCCTTTGCGTTGACCGTGCCCATTACTGTTTCCAGCGTTCGCATTATGACCGTCCTGGCGGGCGGGCGGCGGTTTGGGATTCCCACCAGCAATATCCGCCGCACGGGCCGCGCCCGGCGCGAAGAGCTGCAGGAATTAGACGGCTCCCAGGTGCTGACAATCGACGGCGCCAGCCGGCGGTTTGTCCATCTGGCGACGCTGCTAGGCGCGGAAGTTTCGCCCCAGTCCCGGCATGCATCGGCCTGGTCGTACCTGCTGGCGGCCGATCACGAAGGGGAGATCGTCGTGGCGGTGGACGACCTGATCGATGAGTCCGAAGTGCTGCTCAAGCCGCTGGGCTTTCCGCTGAATGATCTCGACGGCGTGCTGGGGGCGGCGGTGCGGTCCGATGGTTCGGTGGAACTGGTGCTCGACCTGCTCAGCCCCGCCTGGCGGCATCTGGCCCGGCGGTCGCCTGTGGCTGCCCCGCAACCTTCGACCAGCGGCAGATTGCTGGTGGTGGATGATTCTCCTACGACGCGGGCCGTGTTGCGGAAGGTTTTTACGGCGGCCGGTTATACGGTCGCGACTGCGTGCGACGGGGGCGAAGCGCTAGAGCTGCTGGCCTCGCGGACGATTGATCTGGTCGTTTCCGATGTGGAAATGCCGCGGCTCAACGGCTTTGACCTGACACGTCAGATCAAAGCCCGCTATGGGTTGCCGGTCATTCTGGTGACAGGTCGCGAAAAAGAGGAACATCGCCGGGCCGGACTCGATGCCGGAGCGGACGCCTATGTGGTAAAATCGACCTTTGAAGATCAAGGACTGCTGGAGCTTGTCGAGCAGTTTGTGTAG
- a CDS encoding pyridoxal phosphate-dependent decarboxylase family protein: MTMTAYRKLLLEIRKAFPPPVSDPMHDGYVVFSLLRALDQVDALKSDSPLLGRPIEPDFAKAALERLAESGETVEKVVPELVQYLEGMLIWGHPRAQVNVIANPSIAGIIGVVLPALFNPNLCSDESGRRFSEVEARVSAMTAALVGYDPEQAGGLFTFGGTGALLYGARIGMEKASPGSLQHGIREPAVILASEQSHYACRNIAGWMGLGYDQVIRVPSHADNAVDIRALTAAAEETVSQGKKIACIVATMGTTDAFGVDDLQAIRRMRDNLVERHGLDYIPHLHADAVIGWAWSVFDDYDFDANPMQFRGRTLRALANVQHRMRWLDLADSIGVDFHKTGYAPYVSTLFLLRSRDDFRYIVRERETMPYLFHSGGHHPGMYSLETTRSAAGPMSALAGLLLFGKQGFRAVLGNAVEMAEQLREQIGSRAELTVLNHLNSGPVTLFRAYPDDVDTFSVKEQEMTDPQFVEQVRFHNAFNRRIFHRVHAEALAGRGVAIGLTENYRHSAYGEPVVALKSYVLSPFADAEQMDSIIEHVLAARDYVLAEMATEQGE, from the coding sequence ATGACCATGACCGCCTACCGCAAGCTGCTGCTGGAAATTCGCAAGGCGTTTCCGCCGCCCGTTTCGGATCCCATGCACGACGGTTATGTGGTGTTCTCGCTGTTGCGCGCCCTGGACCAGGTCGATGCGCTCAAGTCCGACAGCCCGTTGCTGGGGCGTCCGATTGAGCCCGACTTTGCCAAGGCGGCCCTGGAGCGGCTGGCGGAATCCGGCGAGACGGTCGAAAAGGTCGTGCCGGAACTGGTCCAGTACCTCGAAGGGATGTTGATCTGGGGCCATCCCCGGGCGCAAGTCAACGTGATCGCCAACCCTTCGATCGCCGGGATTATCGGTGTGGTGCTGCCCGCCCTGTTCAATCCCAATTTATGCAGCGATGAAAGCGGACGTCGCTTTTCCGAGGTGGAAGCCCGTGTCTCCGCCATGACGGCTGCCCTGGTGGGCTACGATCCCGAGCAGGCCGGCGGTCTGTTTACCTTCGGCGGCACCGGCGCGCTGCTGTACGGCGCTCGGATCGGAATGGAGAAGGCGTCGCCTGGCTCCCTGCAGCATGGCATCCGCGAACCGGCGGTGATTCTGGCGTCCGAGCAAAGCCATTACGCCTGCCGGAACATTGCCGGCTGGATGGGGCTGGGTTACGACCAGGTGATCCGCGTGCCTTCGCATGCCGACAATGCGGTCGATATCCGCGCTCTGACAGCAGCGGCCGAAGAGACAGTCAGCCAGGGGAAAAAGATCGCCTGCATCGTCGCCACCATGGGCACGACCGACGCCTTTGGGGTCGATGATCTCCAGGCGATCCGCCGCATGCGTGATAACCTGGTGGAGCGTCATGGGCTGGACTATATTCCGCATCTGCACGCCGACGCAGTGATCGGCTGGGCCTGGTCGGTGTTCGACGATTACGATTTCGACGCCAACCCGATGCAGTTTCGCGGCCGTACGTTGCGCGCCCTGGCGAACGTGCAGCACCGGATGCGGTGGCTGGACCTGGCCGATTCGATCGGCGTCGACTTTCACAAAACGGGTTACGCGCCGTATGTGTCGACACTCTTCCTGCTGCGGAGTCGGGACGACTTCCGGTACATTGTCCGTGAGCGGGAAACGATGCCGTACCTGTTCCACAGCGGCGGCCATCATCCGGGCATGTACTCGCTGGAAACCACCCGCAGTGCGGCCGGGCCGATGTCTGCGCTGGCGGGACTGCTGTTGTTCGGCAAGCAGGGTTTTCGGGCCGTACTGGGGAACGCGGTGGAGATGGCCGAGCAACTGCGGGAGCAGATCGGCTCCCGGGCCGAGTTGACCGTGCTGAACCATTTGAATAGCGGGCCCGTTACGCTCTTTCGCGCCTACCCCGACGACGTCGATACCTTCAGCGTCAAGGAGCAGGAAATGACCGATCCGCAATTTGTGGAGCAGGTCCGTTTCCACAATGCATTCAATCGGCGCATTTTCCATCGCGTGCATGCCGAGGCGCTGGCCGGCCGCGGCGTGGCGATTGGCTTGACCGAAAACTATCGTCACTCCGCCTACGGGGAGCCGGTCGTCGCGCTCAAGTCGTATGTGCTTTCCCCCTTCGCCGACGCCGAGCAGATGGACTCCATCATTGAGCACGTCCTGGCCGCGCGGGATTACGTCCTCGCTGAGATGGCGACCGAGCAAGGCGAGTAG
- a CDS encoding chemotaxis protein CheB: MIVEDSVTQREIFRRLLENDPELTVVAEARDGREAITQTAAYQPDVVLMDIHMPDMDGITATAEIMRICPTPIVVASATLKKRDVDLAMKAYEAGAVSVIEKPEGAVLLHLQTIGPKLRRELIAAAVARVRENKTRTPAKKPYPRAIAPQRISAIGLVASTGGPPVLLEILSALPAPFPIPILLVQHISHGFEDGFARWLSNTSGHQVKVAEYGQLLGPGVWVAPGGRHLSLRNPTRMQLVPGDPGEIHCPSGDALFYSLAEILGPRAAGVLLTGMGGDGAAGLLALKQAGGLTIIQDEESSLIWGMPKTAQQLGAASLELPPEGIAEILAKLSMV; the protein is encoded by the coding sequence TTGATAGTTGAGGATTCCGTCACCCAGCGCGAGATTTTTCGACGTTTGCTGGAGAACGATCCCGAGTTAACGGTCGTGGCGGAAGCCCGCGATGGTCGCGAGGCGATTACCCAGACCGCTGCCTATCAGCCCGATGTGGTGCTGATGGATATCCACATGCCCGACATGGATGGCATTACCGCCACCGCAGAGATCATGCGGATTTGTCCCACGCCGATCGTGGTCGCCAGCGCGACCCTGAAAAAGCGGGACGTCGACCTCGCCATGAAAGCGTACGAAGCAGGCGCCGTGAGCGTGATTGAAAAGCCCGAAGGGGCCGTCCTGCTGCACCTGCAGACGATTGGTCCCAAACTGCGCCGTGAACTGATCGCGGCGGCGGTCGCCAGGGTGCGGGAAAACAAAACACGCACCCCCGCCAAAAAACCGTATCCGCGCGCGATTGCCCCGCAGCGCATCTCGGCGATCGGACTGGTCGCCTCGACGGGCGGGCCGCCCGTTCTGCTGGAGATTTTGTCCGCCTTGCCGGCGCCGTTTCCCATTCCGATTCTGCTGGTGCAGCATATCTCGCACGGGTTTGAGGACGGGTTTGCACGCTGGCTGTCGAACACCTCGGGACATCAGGTCAAAGTGGCCGAATACGGCCAGTTGCTGGGACCAGGGGTCTGGGTGGCTCCGGGCGGCCGGCACTTGAGTCTGAGAAACCCCACCCGGATGCAACTGGTCCCAGGCGATCCGGGCGAGATCCACTGTCCCTCAGGCGATGCGCTGTTTTATTCCCTGGCAGAGATACTGGGCCCCAGGGCGGCCGGAGTTCTGCTTACCGGCATGGGCGGGGACGGCGCTGCAGGGCTGCTGGCGCTCAAGCAGGCTGGAGGGCTCACGATCATCCAGGATGAAGAATCCAGCCTGATCTGGGGGATGCCCAAAACGGCCCAGCAACTGGGCGCCGCCAGCCTGGAACTGCCGCCCGAAGGCATCGCCGAAATTCTTGCGAAACTGAGTATGGTTTAA
- a CDS encoding response regulator, translating to MSNILLIEDSRVQAVTFTRLFEQAGHVVRHAMSPDQAMQMCQEATPDLVVVDQYLKDRSGLEVCRRLKGDVALQVIPILVLTGSQRERDHLAAFEAGADQFLSKESSEEQLLAVATGLLRSAGPAESFLSRETRDAFSRGGRVLAIDDSRTYLAELESKLSENGFQVTTATSGAEGVALLAKNDFHIAIIDVVMPEMDGFEVCNRARRWANQQKNHLGLLILSGQENRTVLLKSLESGADDFVSKSQDMEVILAHINSLVRRVRMMRHIEAINERSLHQELALKESRWRREQAEERAASAETRSALYEELQQVAIELKRSQTELETAKEAAEAANHAKSEFLANMSHEIRTPMNGVIGMAELLQNTGLSPQQDQYLRTLRQSADSLLRLLNDILDFSKIEAGKLELEQIEFDLRECVGGAAGSLGVRAGQKGIELACHIRPETPIRVIGDPGRLRQILINLIGNAIKFTDQGEVVVEVENHQQTVDRVELHVTVRDTGIGVSAEQKQRIFEAFGQADTSTSRRYGGTGLGLSISSQLVQMMGGRIWVESEPGQGSEFHFQAMFGLTGTQPVPAAPESLRGLRVLIVDDNDTNCLILHEMLSQWRLRPTAVQNALAGLDTLRQGVAAGQPFDLVLLDCLMPDVDGLEFARRMRQEADFCDCRIIIVSSAGQSDEQILSSLGVSLSLTKPVTHSSVLNALLSVFEEPADPTVVSPPHPTSGPPGLRILLAEDNLVNQQVAVGLLEARGHEVVVVGNGALAVDATAQESFDLVLMDVHMPELDGLAATAAIREREQTSDRRLPIIAMTASAMERDRNECLAAGMDSHVSKPIDSAELFKVIESCARRSPASKRPQPSCELPAKPPAAENRQERTQRESRKAEIVSVNNRPVEKHAGEPSAAAVSTATPPPAGKRLSGEHLQAAANDDDKACDWAEAILRSGGREANCLTLAKLFMDLCPQMMQDVQRAVAQRDVKAVRFAAHSLKGSADVFAAGTTVKAAGKLEALGRAGDLSHLEEALKVLEIEVARLNNELQIHLEKASSDDGSQ from the coding sequence ATGTCGAATATCCTGCTGATCGAAGACAGCCGCGTGCAGGCGGTGACCTTCACCCGCCTGTTCGAACAGGCGGGGCATGTCGTGCGGCATGCGATGAGCCCCGATCAGGCCATGCAGATGTGTCAGGAGGCGACACCCGACCTGGTGGTGGTCGACCAGTATCTGAAAGATCGCTCCGGCCTGGAGGTGTGCCGCCGGCTCAAAGGCGACGTCGCCCTGCAGGTGATTCCCATTCTGGTGCTGACCGGCAGCCAGCGCGAACGCGACCACCTGGCCGCCTTTGAGGCGGGGGCGGATCAATTTCTTTCCAAGGAAAGCTCGGAAGAACAACTGCTGGCGGTAGCGACCGGGCTGCTCCGCTCGGCTGGCCCCGCAGAGAGCTTCCTCAGCAGGGAAACGCGGGACGCTTTCTCCCGCGGCGGCCGCGTGCTGGCGATCGACGACAGCCGTACCTACCTCGCGGAACTGGAAAGCAAGCTCTCCGAAAACGGCTTCCAGGTGACCACAGCGACCTCGGGGGCCGAGGGCGTCGCGCTGCTCGCCAAAAATGATTTCCACATCGCCATCATCGATGTCGTCATGCCGGAAATGGACGGCTTTGAAGTTTGTAACCGGGCTCGTCGCTGGGCCAATCAACAAAAAAACCACCTGGGCCTGCTGATACTTTCCGGCCAGGAGAATCGCACCGTATTGCTGAAGTCGCTGGAATCAGGGGCGGATGACTTTGTCAGCAAATCGCAGGATATGGAAGTGATCCTGGCGCACATCAATTCCCTGGTGCGGCGCGTCCGCATGATGCGGCATATCGAAGCGATCAACGAACGCAGCCTGCATCAGGAGCTGGCGCTCAAAGAGTCCCGATGGCGCCGGGAGCAGGCCGAAGAAAGAGCCGCCAGCGCCGAGACGCGCTCCGCCCTGTATGAGGAGCTGCAGCAGGTCGCCATCGAACTGAAACGCTCCCAGACCGAACTGGAAACCGCCAAAGAAGCGGCCGAGGCCGCCAACCACGCCAAGAGCGAGTTTCTGGCCAATATGAGCCACGAAATCCGCACTCCCATGAACGGTGTGATCGGCATGGCCGAGTTGCTGCAGAACACCGGGCTGAGCCCGCAGCAGGACCAGTACCTGCGAACGCTTCGCCAGTCGGCGGACTCGCTGTTGCGCCTGCTCAACGATATTCTCGACTTTTCCAAGATCGAGGCCGGCAAGCTCGAACTGGAACAGATTGAGTTCGACCTGCGGGAGTGTGTCGGCGGCGCCGCGGGTTCGCTGGGAGTCAGGGCGGGGCAGAAGGGGATCGAGCTGGCCTGTCATATCAGGCCCGAAACGCCCATACGCGTGATTGGCGATCCGGGTCGGCTGCGACAGATCCTGATCAACCTGATTGGCAACGCCATCAAGTTTACCGATCAGGGCGAAGTGGTCGTGGAAGTCGAAAACCACCAGCAGACGGTCGATCGGGTGGAACTGCACGTGACGGTTCGCGATACGGGGATCGGCGTTTCGGCGGAGCAGAAGCAGCGGATTTTTGAAGCGTTCGGCCAGGCCGACACTTCTACGTCGCGTCGTTACGGCGGAACCGGGCTGGGGCTTTCCATCTCCTCCCAGCTGGTGCAGATGATGGGCGGCCGGATCTGGGTGGAAAGCGAACCCGGCCAGGGGTCGGAGTTTCATTTCCAGGCGATGTTCGGCCTGACCGGAACCCAGCCCGTGCCGGCGGCGCCCGAATCCCTCCGCGGTTTGCGGGTGCTGATCGTCGACGACAACGACACCAACTGCCTGATCCTTCACGAAATGCTGTCCCAATGGCGGTTGCGGCCGACGGCCGTGCAGAACGCGCTAGCCGGCCTGGATACGCTCCGGCAAGGAGTCGCCGCAGGGCAGCCGTTTGATCTGGTTCTTCTGGACTGCCTGATGCCCGATGTCGACGGCCTGGAGTTTGCCCGACGAATGCGCCAGGAGGCGGACTTTTGCGACTGCAGAATTATCATCGTCTCTTCGGCCGGCCAGAGCGACGAGCAAATCCTCTCGTCGCTGGGAGTGTCGCTGTCCCTGACAAAACCTGTCACTCACTCTTCGGTCTTGAATGCGCTGCTATCGGTGTTTGAAGAGCCTGCCGACCCGACGGTGGTCAGCCCGCCGCATCCCACCTCGGGCCCGCCCGGCCTGCGCATTCTGCTGGCCGAAGATAACCTGGTGAACCAGCAGGTAGCCGTCGGTTTGCTGGAAGCACGCGGCCACGAGGTGGTCGTCGTGGGGAACGGAGCGCTGGCCGTCGACGCGACCGCGCAGGAAAGTTTCGACCTGGTCCTGATGGATGTCCACATGCCGGAACTCGACGGCCTGGCGGCGACGGCGGCCATTCGCGAACGCGAACAGACCAGCGATCGTCGCCTGCCGATTATCGCCATGACCGCCAGCGCCATGGAACGCGACCGGAACGAGTGTCTGGCCGCCGGGATGGACAGCCATGTTTCCAAACCGATCGATTCAGCCGAGCTTTTCAAAGTGATCGAATCCTGCGCCAGGCGATCGCCCGCTTCCAAACGCCCTCAGCCGTCCTGCGAGTTGCCGGCAAAACCGCCTGCCGCGGAGAACCGCCAAGAGAGAACGCAGCGGGAAAGTCGCAAAGCAGAAATCGTTTCGGTCAACAATCGTCCTGTAGAGAAGCACGCCGGCGAACCTTCGGCGGCCGCGGTTTCCACGGCGACGCCGCCTCCCGCCGGCAAGCGACTGTCAGGCGAGCACCTGCAGGCGGCCGCCAACGATGACGACAAGGCGTGCGACTGGGCCGAAGCGATCCTCCGCTCCGGAGGACGGGAAGCCAACTGCCTGACACTGGCGAAATTGTTCATGGATCTGTGTCCGCAAATGATGCAGGACGTGCAGCGGGCAGTCGCCCAGCGCGATGTGAAGGCGGTTCGCTTTGCGGCCCACTCGCTCAAAGGGTCCGCCGATGTGTTTGCGGCCGGTACCACGGTCAAAGCGGCCGGCAAGCTGGAAGCGCTGGGCCGGGCTGGCGATCTTTCCCATCTGGAAGAGGCGCTCAAGGTGCTGGAAATTGAGGTTGCCCGACTGAACAACGAGCTGCAGATTCACCTGGAAAAAGCGTCCTCCGACGACGGAAGCCAATGA
- a CDS encoding sialidase family protein, which yields MLCLLRCCVSWFLAGGILSGILASASLGAEPELIDVFTAGQEGYHTFRIPAIITAPGGDLLAFCEGRKTGRGDHGDLDLVLKRSSDGGRTWGPLQLVYEEGGDKKVTIGNPCPVVDQSTGVIWLPFNRDNREVLVTSSSDQGKTWSKPRDITADVKASDWDWYACGPGNAIQLTVGKHAGRLVIPCDHRVRGQGSWDAAGRSHVFYSDDHGKTWQRGGATDFAMNECAVVQRSDGQLLLNMRSYRGKNCRAVALSSDGGDTWGPATDDASLPEPVCQGSLVRYSGADDPRGSILLFSNPASKGRDHLTVRMSTDEGKTWDHSRLLYAGSSAYSCIVPLPEGAFGVLLERDNYQKITFARCTLDWLEQ from the coding sequence TTGTGTTTGCTCCGTTGCTGCGTTTCCTGGTTCCTTGCTGGTGGGATTCTGTCAGGCATCCTGGCTTCTGCTTCGCTGGGAGCCGAACCGGAATTGATCGATGTCTTCACGGCCGGTCAGGAAGGCTATCACACGTTTCGGATTCCCGCGATTATCACGGCGCCCGGAGGCGATCTGCTGGCTTTCTGCGAAGGACGTAAAACGGGTCGCGGCGATCATGGCGATCTGGACCTGGTTCTGAAACGAAGCAGCGACGGCGGCCGCACCTGGGGGCCGCTGCAACTGGTGTATGAAGAAGGCGGCGACAAGAAGGTGACGATCGGCAACCCTTGTCCGGTGGTCGACCAGTCCACCGGCGTGATCTGGCTGCCGTTCAACCGCGACAATCGCGAGGTGCTGGTGACCTCCAGCAGCGATCAGGGGAAAACCTGGAGCAAACCCCGCGACATCACCGCCGACGTCAAGGCGTCGGACTGGGACTGGTACGCCTGTGGGCCGGGGAATGCGATTCAGCTCACCGTGGGGAAGCATGCGGGCAGGCTGGTCATTCCGTGTGATCATCGGGTGCGCGGCCAAGGCAGCTGGGACGCGGCCGGCCGCTCGCACGTTTTCTATTCCGACGATCACGGCAAAACCTGGCAGCGGGGCGGCGCCACCGATTTCGCCATGAACGAGTGCGCCGTCGTCCAGCGGAGCGACGGCCAGTTGCTTCTCAATATGCGCAGCTATCGCGGCAAGAATTGCCGGGCGGTCGCCCTGAGCAGCGACGGCGGCGATACCTGGGGGCCGGCGACCGACGACGCATCGTTGCCGGAACCGGTTTGCCAGGGCAGCCTGGTGCGCTACAGCGGGGCCGACGACCCGCGCGGGAGCATCCTGCTGTTTTCCAATCCCGCGTCCAAAGGCCGCGATCATTTGACCGTGCGCATGAGCACCGATGAAGGCAAAACGTGGGACCACAGCCGGCTGCTTTATGCGGGTTCTTCCGCCTATTCGTGCATCGTGCCGTTACCCGAAGGGGCGTTCGGCGTGCTGCTGGAACGGGACAACTATCAAAAGATCACCTTTGCCCGCTGCACGCTCGACTGGTTGGAACAATAG
- a CDS encoding protein-L-isoaspartate(D-aspartate) O-methyltransferase, translating to MNRSCELCPPVRRQGTFLPAFFRGVTAASLLCIAAFCVVEFGATVSTAQAQTRFGLEAARQRMVDDAIAGAGVKDPRVLKAMLDTPRHEFVRSSLRSQAYYDMALPIGEQQTISSPFIVAYMTESIDPQPNDRVLEIGTGSGYQAAVLSPLVKEVYSIEIVEELGKMAARTLSRLSYQNVFTKVGDGFLGWPDKAPFDKIIVTCSPEKIPVPLVEQLKEGGLMVIPVGERYQQTLYLMRKTDGKLVAEKLRPTLFVPMTGAAEDARQVKPDPLHPAAENPGFEEELPENGFVPGWYYQRQLTFETGNAPVGNHYVTFRNSTAGRHAHLLQGFAIDGRSVQELRLSGWVRCQNVTPGRSNEEVPLIAVSFFDEQRKDLGVAVVGPFRGTSDWRLVERTVRVPPNAREGILRIGLFGAVGEISFDEIQMTKAR from the coding sequence ATGAACCGATCGTGCGAACTCTGCCCGCCAGTCCGGCGGCAAGGAACGTTCCTGCCCGCTTTTTTTCGGGGCGTCACGGCGGCCAGCCTGCTTTGCATCGCGGCATTCTGCGTCGTGGAATTCGGTGCAACCGTTTCCACCGCCCAGGCCCAGACGCGCTTTGGGCTGGAAGCGGCCCGCCAGCGGATGGTCGATGATGCGATCGCCGGCGCCGGCGTGAAAGATCCGCGCGTACTGAAAGCGATGCTGGACACGCCGCGTCATGAGTTTGTCCGCAGCTCGCTCCGCTCCCAGGCCTATTACGATATGGCCTTGCCGATTGGCGAACAGCAAACGATCTCGTCGCCGTTTATTGTCGCCTACATGACGGAGTCGATCGATCCGCAGCCGAACGATCGCGTGCTGGAAATCGGCACCGGCTCGGGCTACCAGGCCGCTGTTCTGAGCCCGCTGGTCAAAGAAGTTTATTCGATCGAGATTGTCGAAGAGCTGGGGAAAATGGCCGCCCGCACCCTGAGCCGCCTGAGCTACCAGAATGTATTCACCAAAGTTGGCGACGGTTTTCTCGGCTGGCCCGATAAGGCGCCCTTTGACAAAATTATCGTCACCTGTTCGCCCGAGAAGATCCCGGTCCCGCTGGTCGAACAGCTGAAAGAAGGCGGCCTGATGGTGATTCCCGTCGGCGAACGCTATCAGCAAACGCTGTATCTCATGCGGAAGACCGACGGCAAACTGGTCGCGGAAAAACTCCGGCCGACGCTGTTCGTGCCGATGACAGGCGCCGCCGAAGACGCCCGGCAGGTCAAGCCGGATCCGCTTCATCCGGCTGCCGAGAATCCCGGTTTTGAGGAGGAACTGCCAGAGAATGGCTTTGTTCCCGGCTGGTATTACCAGCGCCAGCTGACTTTTGAAACGGGGAACGCTCCCGTTGGCAATCATTATGTGACCTTCCGCAATTCCACCGCAGGCCGTCATGCGCATCTGCTCCAGGGGTTTGCCATCGATGGCCGCAGTGTGCAGGAACTGCGTCTGTCCGGCTGGGTCCGGTGCCAGAACGTGACTCCCGGCCGCAGCAATGAAGAGGTCCCCTTGATTGCTGTCTCTTTCTTCGACGAACAGCGGAAGGACCTGGGCGTGGCCGTGGTCGGACCGTTCCGCGGAACCAGCGACTGGCGACTGGTGGAGCGCACTGTCCGCGTGCCGCCAAATGCTCGCGAAGGTATTTTGCGGATCGGGCTGTTCGGCGCCGTGGGCGAAATCTCTTTCGATGAGATCCAGATGACCAAGGCCCGCTGA